A window of Oryza glaberrima chromosome 2, OglaRS2, whole genome shotgun sequence genomic DNA:
TATGTCATATGTGTACTTGGCATACTGCCAGTAGAGTTTCAcaagttatttttcttttcaccaGGTATTATGATGGTCGTTTTTCTGACCAGCAAATGGCTCTGCTTCAGTACCAAAGGGAGAATATTCATTACCTGAGTGAGGAGGTACTTGGAAGATCAATGCAGTATatccattttaaaatttgattatgTTAGATTGtgttattatttaaatatttgtaCAAGACAACAGTAGATTACTAGCATTACTATTTCATGGAGGAATTAGCTGATCCTTGTATTTAGTTCTACATTAACTTAATTGGCCAGTTCTGTAGTCAGTGCTGAAGTTCTCAATAATAATATGTTGGAACTTCCAGAAAATTTCTTGTTGAATAACCAAACCTTTTATTTTCCTGAAAGGTGCTCCGCTTGCAAGAATGCTTAAGCAAATACCAGAGAACTGATGTTGGGAGCACTCCTCAGGTCTGCACAACACTGATTGATTGTGTTGCATTAATTAACTGACCAGCTTCGTAGGTGCAAAATTAGAGAAAGGAACTTTGTAGCTATTATGTTTATGTGAATTGATGGACTTGCATCAACCCCCTTTTAATTCTACAGGCCGATCTTGCTCATCTATTAGCATCGCGTGATCAAGAACTTAGAGCACTCTCCGCTGAGGTAATTAAACCTATATTGTAATGCTATAATGCCTCTGATCACAAAACATAATTAACTTGCCTGCTTACACTCCAGTCCTTTGTTATTTTGACCGCGTTGTTATCTTAAGCCAAGCAATTTTCTATATTCTGGCCAGGCAGGTCTCCAAAATCTCACCTGTCTTTGGCCTACTTTTTATGAACTCTTGCAAAAGCTATTACTATAGATGTTAATAATTtcttaaaattatattatagctCAACTTTGTAGCTGTAAATGATAAGTTGAGAACCATCTATTTGAGTTGTTCATCTTTAGCACCATAACTAAAGGTGTAAAGTctttattaaaattttcatcTTCTACTAATACCATACTAATTGAATTCACAGATGAATCAAGTGCATTCAGAGCTTCAACTTGCACGTAGTCTGATTGATGAAAAGGACTCAGAGATCCAGCGCATTCGTGTGAGCAATAATCAGGTATTTTCACAAGTAACCATCAAGAGGTTTAGCTTAGCACGTGGATCATGCTTATTTTACTTATATCGTCTTCCAAACTGTTCCTGCTTGATTACAAACATGTTGGATGCAGTATATTGAAGAAAATGATAGACTCAGAGCCATTCTTGGAGAATGGAGCGCTCGAGCAGCAAAGGTACACTGGCTAAAGTTCTGTTGTGGGTTGAGTTGTACTAGCATTATCTCTCATTGTTTTGCATGTGTTCAACAGCTTGAAAGAGCACTGGAGGCAGAGCGAATATCGAGCATTGAATTACGGAAGAACATTGCAAAACTCCGAGGGCAGACTTACAAGGATCAAAACACCTGATCTCCCTTGTTTTCAGGATATATTCACCTATGGCGATGTTTGAGCAGGTTTATCAACTCTTCAGCTGCTAAAGGTGCCACCTGTGATATCCTTGAATTCCAAACCTCTAGTGATAAGAAGAGTGCCAACACAGTCCAGTTTCGCTAACAACAAAGCAAGGTACAAGATCATCACTCAATCTGATATGCATCAAGGAAAGGAAAAATGCCTTTGCTACACCTCTCTCGTGAATGTACAGATTGATGTTTGTAAATGTTGTTCGGGAGTATGGTGCAGCACTGGTTTTTTGTGCTTCTACCTGATGCTTCTACAATGACATCTTATCATGGCAAGAGTTGTGCATTGTTTTCTGAGCACTTGCGAAATGAAAAGTGAGCATTTGTGCCTAAGCTCCCCCAAAAAGGTATATCAGACTTCTAATTTCTTCTGAGTTGAGAGTATCAAATCTGTACTGCAGTCTGAGATGCTTTGCTACCCTTTGATTCAGTTTGCTTTGCTATCTTAGATTCAGTTGGCTAGTTCTTTTTCACAGTTTAGTAGCTTTATATTACATATGTCTTGGGCAATGAAGCTCATGACCAACAACCAATGTGCAAAAGCGttcttctccctccttttccttttggaCAACTGGTAGAGGGAGAAAGTTAACACCGACAAGTCAATACAGAACCAAGGAATGTTCCTGAGAATAATTTTGCTAAAATTCTACCTCGAGTTGTCCCATTCTTTATTAATCTACTTGCAAATTGTAAGGTGGAATTTCACATGTCGTTAGGACGTTAGGCCGGTAGGCCCCCATCCTTGACTATTGTTGACACTGCTATGCTTGATGCTGTCCTCTTTAATCTCTAGAAAGAAACTTGTGGGGCCTTTGGTTGTTGAAAATGCAACAACAAACGACCCTGAACAACCAGGTGCTTCAAATGAATAGGGACATTTGAGCAAATATCACATACTTCGTGCACGATTCCAATTTGTTATAATTTTCACCATACAAAATTTTGTAGTTCTGCATCTGAACAACTTCTGAAGTTGCCTCAAGCAATAAGCAATTTGCTGCGTCTGAAATACGGCAAGCACTGATTACTGAAGGATTACTGAAGCGCCTTTTTCAAACTCACGGTAGGATTGACCTCATCTGGACCGTCCGATCGAGATCCAGCGGCTATATTcctcccaaaaaaataaaaataaaaaacgcgCCGGGTTCCAACCGTACGAGCCACGAATCCTCTCTTTCCCGGCCACCTTCCTCTCGCGTTCCACTGCATCCTTCCTTTCCTTCCTCGAATCGAATCGAAGCTCCGCCTGCTCCGCTTCGCTTCGCCGACGACTCCGGCCGCCACCGCAACCGCACGCGGCGGCAGCCTTACCGGATCCTCCACCCCCACCCGAACCCGCGAACCCGCGTGCCCGTGCTTCACGCGCATTAAAGCGGCAGCAAGGCCACCTCCTCGCACCTCGCTCACCGCACGGCACACGCGCCCGGGGGATTTGGAAATTGGAAATTTCAGATCCCAGATCTCGTCTCGCCGATCTCGCCCTCCGCTAAGGTACGGATCCCCCGCGATCGCTGCTTGCAAGTTCAGAAATGTTGCGGCCGCGGCTGCTCAGCGCCGGATCTGTTGTGTTTTCCTGTGGTTTTTAGgtgtttgggattttttttcattttgttgtGCAATGTATGGAGTGTGAGATTACTTATGGAAACTGATTAGTGCAATGATTTTGCAGCCATGGGTTCGGTTGTGGATGCTCCAACAGTTGTGGCTGGACAGGAGGTACGCATAATGCTATTGGTGTACTAATTTAGTAATAATTTTCCCTACTGTTTATTGGTTGAGCTTAATGAACTGCTA
This region includes:
- the LOC127762764 gene encoding protein FIP1-like isoform X2, which produces MIPPLLCSSNVILLILTGIFQQYWVHQVRKVRLQGYYDFSEKLKRLARLPFATVASGVASMLLIIVWQPLVHILSVSLLLRIAIVVEAICAGCFMSLYLWHIHKYNSLNGHPDILRSLYSALQLQPSSSLEERRYYDGRFSDQQMALLQYQRENIHYLSEEVLRLQECLSKYQRTDVGSTPQADLAHLLASRDQELRALSAEMNQVHSELQLARSLIDEKDSEIQRIRVSNNQYIEENDRLRAILGEWSARAAKLERALEAERISSIELRKNIAKLRGQTYKDQNT